In the Burkholderia multivorans ATCC BAA-247 genome, CCGGACGGGTAAAAACTATCCACAAGACGATAGCGCCAAGGATAATCGAGAGCAGTCCACTGAGGGCAAGCCAGATTTCGCCCTTGATTTCCCGACGCAGCCGAACGGCGGCGGATATCTCCAGCACACCGGTGAAAATCGCCCAGAAGCCCACGCTAGCCCATAAAAAAGAAGCCAAGACTATCGTGGCGACCCAAGGAGCAACCAGGACGACGACGCCCGTAAGTATGCCGACAATGCCGCTGAACAGCAGCCAGCCCCAGCGCTCTTTTTTCTGGATATGGCGCACCGCTGCAAACAAGTTGAACGCGCCATTGACCAAGGAAAATGCGCCGAACACGATGGTCATGGCCAACAGAGCCGATTGTGGCATCCAGAACGCGAGGGCTGCAAAAATCAATGCCAAGACACCGCGCAGCGCAAAAAGCCACCAATTTTGGCTCAGCGAACACAGTGCTTTGGTGGGCTCATCCTC is a window encoding:
- the hdeD-GI gene encoding heat resistance membrane protein HdeD-GI yields the protein MNTDTIANSNEDEPTKALCSLSQNWWLFALRGVLALIFAALAFWMPQSALLAMTIVFGAFSLVNGAFNLFAAVRHIQKKERWGWLLFSGIVGILTGVVVLVAPWVATIVLASFLWASVGFWAIFTGVLEISAAVRLRREIKGEIWLALSGLLSIILGAIVLWIVFTRPVESFVAAGWLLGFHAAVYGVTLLFLSWSLRKSRLG